Proteins encoded within one genomic window of Arachis ipaensis cultivar K30076 chromosome B08, Araip1.1, whole genome shotgun sequence:
- the LOC107611324 gene encoding uncharacterized protein LOC107611324: protein MVTEPKEEPAIEELKEIRVHEETEIITLHGPVLREEFEEYSSSEDYEESKEEQIAQYLAILRKLKANSSHTEVLEEEDEPVVLAKECGALVQKKLPQKLPGPESCLIPYVIWTINFEKALCDLSSSINLMPLSVIKRLGILEVQRATISLEMADKTLKRAYGMVEDVLVKVEDLYIPVDFVILDTGEDRDESIILGRPFLATTKALIDVERAFPLSAELYKAPETNFKFGFGQPSSSTKKEGTKKKVPKGLRDKKIPIEGLSPGTRVVFTKSPVLPHIHLE, encoded by the exons ATGGTaaccgaacccaaagaggagccTGCTATTGAGGAACTCAAGGAAATCAGAGTTCATGAGGAGACAGAAATAATCACCTTGCACGGCCCTGTGCTAAGAGAGGAATTTGAAGAatattcttcttcagaagattaTGAGGAGTCCAAGGAAGAGCAAATTGCTCAGTACCTGGCCATCCTCAGGAAGCTGAAGGCCAACTCCTCTCATACAGAGGTATTGGAGGAGGAAGACGAGCCTGTGGTGCTGGCCAAGGAGTGTGGTGCCTTGGTTCAGAAGAAGCTTCCTCAGAAGCTCCCAGGTCCTGAAAGTTGCCTGATTCCCTATGTTATATGGACCATCAACTTTGAGAAGGCACTATGTGACCTTAGCTCAAGCATCAATCTGATGCCTCTGTCTGTAATAAAGAGGCTAGGAATTCTAGAGGTGCAGCGTGCCACAATCTCATTGGAAATGGCAGATAAGACCCTAAAAAGGGCGTATGGTATGGTGGAGGAtgtcctagtaaaggttgaagacctttacatccctgttgacttTGTGATTCTAGATACAGGGGAGGACAGAGacgaatctatcatccttggaaggcctttcctagctacTACTAAGGCCTTAATTGATGTGGAAAGAG CCTTCCCTCTCAGTGCAGAGCTTTACAAAGCTCCAGAAaccaattttaagtttggttttgggCAACCATCATCAAGCACTAAGAAggaaggtactaagaagaaggtACCTAAGGGTTTGAGGGACAAGAAGATCCCCATTGAAGGACTCTCACCTGGCacgagagttgtcttcactaaaagTCCAGTACTTCCACACATA CACTTAGAATAG